The genomic region GCCAAAGCCGGAGCGATGTTTGCCGGCATGGCCAAATCGATCAACACTTTCTGTGTCCCGGATTGGCTAAGCTTTGTTATCAGCTTTTTTCGGTTACTGACTGCTGAAATCACCGCATCAAAATTGTCGAATTGATTGGCTTCAACTTCATTCCACGGAAACACGTTCAACTCGTTTTTCCGGGCCAATGATACCGCTTTTTCTTCGGTTCTGTTTGAAATGAATACCTGTTGAAAAGCAAATTTCGGAAGGTACTTTAGCAGTTGATTGCTAATTTCCCCGGCCCCGATAATCAGCAGCTTCTTTGTCGTAAGCTCGCGTCTTCCAAATTCATCAGAAATCAGTTTTAAAGCTTTGTAAGCAGTCGACTGTGTTCCCTGGTGAAAATCGGTTTCGTTGACAACGCGCTTGTGTGTTTTGAATACGGCCTGCATCGCTCTTTCCAATAAGGAGCCTCGCATATTCAGCTCGTTACTGTGCATCCAGGCCTCTTTTATTTGCCCAATAATTTGCGCATCACCGGTAACCGACGAGTCGAGCCCGTTAGCAACTCGAAGCAGATGTCGCAGGCTCTCGTTTGTGGAGTTGCTGTAGCGAAAAAAAGTAGCTGCCTGCTCCTGCGAAACAACGGATGAGTTATTCTGAATGAAAAAATCGCGCACTTCAATGGCCGACGTTTCTTCCGATTCCCAATAGATTTCGGTCCGGTTACAGGTCGCCAGAATCATGAGGCTGGTAATGTCCCGGAAGTTTTTCCGCAGCAGTCCAAACCATTGAAATTGTTGGATTTTGGTGAGGTGAAAACTTTCGCGTTGGGATAGCTTGGCAGTGTGATGTGAAATGCTGATATACTTGAGGGATCTTTCCATATTCCGGGGCTATTTATTAAAAGCCCGGTGTGCTGTAACCGGGCTTTGATGAAATTTACGGGATTTATTTTGAAATACCTAATGCTTTTCGCACTCCCGCACCGTAAGCAGGGTCTGCGGCATCAAAATGTTTCAGTTGTTTTTCGATGATTTCTGAAGGAACACCTTGCATGGCACCGGCAATATTTTTGAACAAACGTTCGCGTTGTTCGTCGTCAAACATGCGGAACAGGTCGCCCGGCTGTTTGAAATCGTCATAACTGGTATCGTAACCGTAACGATCGGCATCACCGCTGATTTTCATTGCTGGCTCGGCAACGCTCGGGTCTTCCACCGGCCCGCCGAATGAGTTCGGCTCGTAGTAAGCATCCGGATTCGAGTTTCCATTGTCGAAGAAGCGCATAGCTCCGTCTTTATGGTAATGGTGGAACGGGCATTTGGGTTGGTTCGGCGGCAACATTTCATAGTGCGTGCCCAAACGATAGCGGTGTGCATCGGCGTATGAGAAAATACGACCCTGCAACATTTTGTCGGGCGAGAAGCCAATTCCGGGCACTACATTTGACGGCGAGAAAGCAGCATTTTCAATCATTTGGAAATAGTTCTCCGGGTTTTTATTCAGTTCCATTACACCGACTTCTACCAGCGGGTAATCGGCATGCGGCCACACTTTGGTAAGGTCGAACGGATTGTAGGGCGTTTTTTCGGCATCTGCTTCTGGCATCACTTGCACAAATACATTCCATTTCGGGAACTCGCCGCGTTCGATAGTTCCGAAAAGTGCTTCCTGGTACGATTCGCGATTTTGCCCGATCACCTGCTCGGCTTCTTCATTGGTAAAGTGACGGTGTCCTTGTTGTGTCTTGAAATGGAACTTCACCCAGAAACGTTCGCCGTCCTTATTCCAGAAACTGTAGGTGTGCGATCCGTAGCCGTTCATGTACATCGGTGCTGTGGGGATACCGCGATCCGACATCAAAATGGTTACCTGGTGTAAACTTTCGGGTACTTGCGACCAAAAATCCCACATGGCAGTGGCTGAACGCATGTTGGTTTTCGGGTGACGTTTCTGTGTATGAATAAAATCCGGGAATTTGTAAGGATCGCGGATAAAGAAAACGGGTGTGTTGTTACCCACCAAATCCCAGTTGCCTTCTTCAGTATAGAATTTCAGTGCGAATCCACGAACATCGCGTTCGGCATCGGCGGCACCCTGCTCGCCGGCAACAGTCGAAAAACGAGCCAGCATCTCGGTTTTTTTACCTACCTCGCTGAAAACTTTGGCACAGCTGTATTGACTGATGTCGTTTGTAACAGTGAAAGTACCGAAAGCTCCCCAGCCTTTGGCGTGCACTACACGTTCGGGAATGCGCTCGCGATTTTGGTGAGCCAGTTTTTCAATCAATTGGTAATCCTGCATCAAAACCGGGCCTCTTTGTCCGGCCGTTAACGAATTCTGGTTGCTCGAAACCGGAGCTCCGGCTGTTGTTGTCAATCTTTTGTTGCTCATAATTTCAAATCTTAAATGTTATTATTTGTATTGTTTGTTTCTTTTTCGCTTTGTCGTAGAACAAAATTCCCGGAATTCAATATATTTATCAAATAAATAATAGAAATAGAATATTTATAAAATAAATGACAATTCAGCAACTTGCTTATATTGTGGCGCTTGATGATCATCGGCACTTTGTGAAGGCAGCCGAAAGTTGTTTGGTTGCCCAGCCAACCTTGACGCTGCAGGTTAAAAAACTGGAAGAGGAGGTTGGTTTGACCTTGTTTGATCGCACCAAACACCCGCTGCAGCCAACGCCAATGGGGGAGAAGTTCATTCAAAAAGCCCGGTCGATTTTAAGGGAGGTGAATGAGCTGAAGGAAATTGTTAATACTGACAAAGATGAATTGGAAGGAAGTTTTGTGTTGGGTATCATCCCGACGCTTGCTCCTTATTTGCTGCCGAGGTTTGTTCGGCGATTCTGCGATGAACATCCCAAAATAAAATTGGAGATCAAGGAAATGCAGAGCGTGCATATTATCACCAGTTTGAAAAGTAATTTAATTCAGATGGGAATTATGGCTACGCCTGTTGACGACAACGCGATCAAAGAAATTCCGCTGTTCAACGAACCCTTTTTAGTGTATGCAAACCCGGGACATCCTTTGTTGGAAAAGGAATACGTGGATCAGAAGGACATTGTAGGAGACGGTTTGTGGCTGCTCAACGAAGGACATTGCTTTCGGAACCAGGTGATGAATATCTGCAGTATGCAAACAAAAGCGGCGGCGCATCCGGGGCTGTCGTTCGAAAGCGGATCGATCGAGACTATTAAAAATATGGTGCGTAGCGATATGGGCTATTCGTTAATCCCGGAGTTGTCGGTGAACGAGCAAATCGATCGGGATCTCGTTCGTCGGTTTAAAGCGCCGGAGCTCACCCGCGAAATAAGCTTGGTGGCTCATCACAGTTTTACACGCTCCGTATTGCTCGATCATTTGCGAAAATCGATCGTTGCCGGAATCCCTTCAACATTCAAACGAAACACCAACGTTGCGCGGGTAAAATGGACCTGATTTGGGATTGGTAATTTTGTTTTTTAAGCTGTACATTTAGCGATTTAGGTTCGTTTTCCAGCTAAAAAATTAGTAGTTTGGTCTGCATCAAACGGAGAGGAGACAACTAAATAACCAGTCTGAAATTCCGATTAACAATAA from Mangrovibacterium diazotrophicum harbors:
- the hemA gene encoding glutamyl-tRNA reductase; this encodes MERSLKYISISHHTAKLSQRESFHLTKIQQFQWFGLLRKNFRDITSLMILATCNRTEIYWESEETSAIEVRDFFIQNNSSVVSQEQAATFFRYSNSTNESLRHLLRVANGLDSSVTGDAQIIGQIKEAWMHSNELNMRGSLLERAMQAVFKTHKRVVNETDFHQGTQSTAYKALKLISDEFGRRELTTKKLLIIGAGEISNQLLKYLPKFAFQQVFISNRTEEKAVSLARKNELNVFPWNEVEANQFDNFDAVISAVSNRKKLITKLSQSGTQKVLIDLAMPANIAPALANEENISLFTLDQISSLIDKNEFARQEALQLVEEIIAEEQNEFSDWLKNRKVRNFLKAYKQNTQQILVECLNNADFGQQLGAEELKKLINRISDKLVKDPAVAMFSAQSDKLTAQNLDCIIQVFATQKDQYEKDRGVSC
- a CDS encoding catalase, coding for MMSNKRLTTTAGAPVSSNQNSLTAGQRGPVLMQDYQLIEKLAHQNRERIPERVVHAKGWGAFGTFTVTNDISQYSCAKVFSEVGKKTEMLARFSTVAGEQGAADAERDVRGFALKFYTEEGNWDLVGNNTPVFFIRDPYKFPDFIHTQKRHPKTNMRSATAMWDFWSQVPESLHQVTILMSDRGIPTAPMYMNGYGSHTYSFWNKDGERFWVKFHFKTQQGHRHFTNEEAEQVIGQNRESYQEALFGTIERGEFPKWNVFVQVMPEADAEKTPYNPFDLTKVWPHADYPLVEVGVMELNKNPENYFQMIENAAFSPSNVVPGIGFSPDKMLQGRIFSYADAHRYRLGTHYEMLPPNQPKCPFHHYHKDGAMRFFDNGNSNPDAYYEPNSFGGPVEDPSVAEPAMKISGDADRYGYDTSYDDFKQPGDLFRMFDDEQRERLFKNIAGAMQGVPSEIIEKQLKHFDAADPAYGAGVRKALGISK
- a CDS encoding hydrogen peroxide-inducible genes activator produces the protein MTIQQLAYIVALDDHRHFVKAAESCLVAQPTLTLQVKKLEEEVGLTLFDRTKHPLQPTPMGEKFIQKARSILREVNELKEIVNTDKDELEGSFVLGIIPTLAPYLLPRFVRRFCDEHPKIKLEIKEMQSVHIITSLKSNLIQMGIMATPVDDNAIKEIPLFNEPFLVYANPGHPLLEKEYVDQKDIVGDGLWLLNEGHCFRNQVMNICSMQTKAAAHPGLSFESGSIETIKNMVRSDMGYSLIPELSVNEQIDRDLVRRFKAPELTREISLVAHHSFTRSVLLDHLRKSIVAGIPSTFKRNTNVARVKWT